Proteins encoded in a region of the Mariprofundus ferrinatatus genome:
- a CDS encoding chemotaxis protein CheW, whose translation MLLLCFSMEDERYALEASRVHKVIPRVSMKRIPKAPDWVAGVMRYQGTIVPVIDLCVLSLERKCRQRLSSRIILVNYRADNKEEHLLGLLAEQVNETMRRPGTDFGASGLEMEETPYLGGIAHDREHMVQWIEIDKLLPVKVQELLFQRDQGAAH comes from the coding sequence ATGCTGCTGCTCTGCTTCTCCATGGAGGATGAACGTTATGCACTGGAGGCATCAAGGGTGCACAAGGTTATCCCCAGGGTCAGTATGAAGAGGATTCCCAAGGCTCCCGATTGGGTCGCCGGGGTGATGCGTTACCAAGGCACTATTGTTCCTGTGATCGATCTTTGTGTCCTGAGTCTGGAGCGCAAGTGCAGGCAGCGGCTGAGCAGCCGAATTATTCTCGTCAACTACAGGGCTGACAACAAAGAGGAGCATCTGCTCGGGCTTCTGGCTGAGCAGGTCAACGAAACCATGCGCAGGCCTGGCACCGACTTTGGTGCCTCTGGTCTTGAAATGGAGGAGACCCCATATCTGGGAGGCATTGCCCATGACCGGGAGCATATGGTGCAATGGATCGAGATAGACAAGCTGTTACCGGTAAAAGTGCAGGAACTTCTTTTTCAGCGTGATCAGGGAGCGGCGCATTGA